The following proteins are co-located in the Silene latifolia isolate original U9 population chromosome 1, ASM4854445v1, whole genome shotgun sequence genome:
- the LOC141598621 gene encoding uncharacterized protein LOC141598621 isoform X1 — MNSIGNIPFSDSKVKVGSKRDGEELEDDSDFSRKFVRMTDLQSEGIATHDPETSKTEESEEHMDIIETQSSQIVDKNADERVSAGLTEGPPKKLSNLCGSKPLDLNTDLCTDENSGYNDVIPLGDSRKQALYEKGKTVKEFGYNSLCGSNLNLNVEDVTSSANHDIFTHRPRNNLKTRDTLSLGRNTTSLEEKDGLRRWKEMKQNGFMSSPFGGIPQPPPPPVAPKRGRKSKNDVLKQKMEQAKKEQVDRFAKIAAPSGLLNGLNPGIINHVRNSKQVHSIIQALVRSEKQESLKQASEMKLSSQEIPEKRGGLENISSSFSHGVGSLVPESMKLHENRLLHSGSSPFKSRDIGGQGESANDRRFSLQTSLASHSNNYSVDDILALKLASSNRVAESTSCLSNDESASVDTLSVKAATVASQWLQLLQQDIKDRLSALRRSKKRVNAVITTELPSLLSKEFESNQDIDPSIAKDHVTACSNKASAELHQAKWSNLFNQMDASLSEEEKQLECWLNEVSQMLQLCDKGLQHVQLNMAFEMQRLGAFSNDFRSKTTDPEKELPVRAAAASIYSTANYASRENVSCC; from the exons ATGAATTCAATTGGGAATATACCATTTTCTGATTCTAAG GTGAAGGTTGGATCAAAGCGCGACGGCGAGGAATTGGAAGATGATTCTGATTTTAGTCGGAAGTTTGTCAGGATGACGGATCTTCAATCTGAAG GAATTGCTACACACGACCCCGAAACCTCAAAAACAGAAGAGTCTGAGGAACACATGGACATCATAGAGACTCAGAGCTCACAAATTGTAGACAAGAATGCTGATGAACGTGTAAGTGCAGGACTTACAGAAGGACCACCTAAAAAGTTGTCTAACCTTTGTGGATCAAAGCCATTGGATCTCAATACTGATTTGTGCACCGATGAAAATTCAGGGTATAATGATGTTATCCCTCTAGGAGATTCTAGGAAACAAGCCTTGTATGAAAAAGGCAAAACTGTCAAAGAGTTTGGTTATAATTCTTTATGTGGTTCTAACCTGAATCTTAATGTAGAAGACGTTACTAGCTCAGCAAATCATGATATTTTCACTCATAGACCTCGTAACAATCTGAAGACGAGAGACACACTGAGCCTTGGGAGAAACACAACAAGTTTGGAGGAAAAAGACGGCCTAAGAAGATGGAAGGAGATGAAGCAAAATGGTTTTATGTCATCTCCATTTGGCGGGATACCACAACCACCACCTCCACCAGTTGCTCCTAAACGTGGGAGGAAGAGCAAAAATGATGTTCTCAAGCAAAAGATGGAACAAGCTAAGAAAGAACAGGTTGATAGGTTTGCAAAGATTGCGGCTCCTAGTGGATTGCTCAATGGATTAAACCCTGGGATTATAAATCACGTTAGGAATAGTAAACAGGTGCACTCTATAATTCAGGCACTTGTGAGGTCTGAGAAACAAGAAAGCCTAAAACAAGCTAGTGAGATGAAACTTTCAAGTCAAGAAATACCTGAAAAAAGAGGCGGACTAGAAAATATTAGCTCAAGTTTCTCACATGGGGTAGGATCTTTAGTCCCAGAGAGCATGAAACTGCATGAGAATCGTTTGTTGCATAGTGGTTCTTCCCCCTTTAAATCAAGGGACATAGGCGGACAAGGGGAATCAGCAAATGACAGAAGGTTTTCTTTACAAACGTCTTTGGCTTCACACTCAAATAATTACAGTGTGGATGATATACTTGCACTAAAGTTAGCTTCGTCAAATAGGGTAGCGGAGAGTACCAGTTGTTTGTCCAATGACGAATCAGCGAGTGTTGACACTCTTTCTGTCAAAG CGGCTACAGTAGCTTCCCAGTGGCTGCAACTTCTACAGCAGGACATAAAGGACCGTCTTTCTG CCCTACGGCGTAGTAAGAAGAGAGTTAATGCTGTTATTACTACTGAGTTGCCTTCTCTCTTGTCAAAAGAATTTGAGTCCAACCAAGACATTGATCCATCCATTGCAAAGGATCATGTTACTGCCTGTTCCAATAAAGCGTCTGCTGAATTGCATCAAGCAAAATGGAGCAATTTGTTCAACCAGATGGATGCTTCTCTTTCCGAAGAAGAGAAACAGTTG GAATGCTGGTTAAATGAAGTAAGCCAAATGCTACAGCTCTGTGATAAAGGTCTGCAGCATGTTCAGTTGAACATGGCGTTTGAGATGCAGCGTCTGGGAGCTTTTAGTAACGACTTCAG ATCAAAGACAACAGATCCGGAGAAAGAATTGCCGGTGAGAGCAGCTGCAGCTTCCATATATTCAACAGCCAATTACGCCTCCAGGGAAAATGTTAGCTGCTGTTAG
- the LOC141598637 gene encoding uncharacterized protein LOC141598637 isoform X1: MADHTKQTILTALSKRLSFDPKNLSGDIEKSDLKSLCTNILKSSSNNNSSILSNDEAMKWIAFADSFPLDSEASAGAINSLNDELVQRSVLVGNGFKLSEIDLIVYLAIHPCMIAMSKSAREKFLNVLRWMDYVQSKEDLKDIAERIPVEKARFIPQVSKSVAVEANLNVKGTVKDAKADTNAKDDSAKGSKASGTEAAKSIQNNTAVKKAKNNKEAAGVEQKKPETEAAAKDDVPVSLLNIQVGLIRKAWKHPSADSLLVEEIDVGESKVRQVVSGLAKYCSPDDLANRRVALITNVKPGKLRDVVSEGLVLCASSEDHSVVEPLLPPEAAQVGERVCFSGHEGKPEDVLNPKKKQLEKITPHLFTDENGVATYKGIPFMTSGGPCTSSIRKGSIK; encoded by the exons ATGGCTGACCACactaagcaaaccatacttactGCTCTTTCTAAACGCTTGTCTTTCGATCCT AAGAATTTATCTGGGGATATTGAGAAAAGTGATTTGAAGAGCTTGTGCACTAACATTTTGAAGTCATCATCAAATAATAATTCCTCAATTTTGAGCAATGATGAG GCAATGAAATGGATTGCATTTGCAGATAGTTTTCCACTGGATTCTGAGGCATCTGCTGGAGCTATCAACAGTCTAAATGATGAATTGGTTCAGAGATCTGTACTAGTAGGCAATGGTTTTAAACTCTCTGAAATTGATCTGATTGTCTACTTGGCGATTCATCCTTGTATG ATTGCTATGTCAAAATCGGCAAGGGAGAAATTTCTAAATGTCTTAAGGTGGATGGATTATGTTCAG AGTAAGGAGGATTTGAAAGATATTGCTGAAAGAATTCCCGTTGAAAAGGCCAGATTTATTCCTCAA GTATCTAAAAGTGTTGCTGTGGAAGCCAACTTGAATGTAAAAGGCACCGTGAAAGACGCAAAAGCGGACACAAATGCAAAAGATGATTCTGCCAAAGGGTCAAAAGCTTCTGGTACTGAAGCAGCAAAGAGTATACAGAACAATACGGCTGTG AAGAAGGCGAAGAATAATAAAGAAGCTGCTGGAGTTGAACAGAAGAAACCTGAAACAGAAGCAGCTGCTAAAGATGATGTTCCAGTCAGTTTGCTGAATATACAAGTTGGACTCATACGCAAAGCTTGGAAACATCCTTCAGCTGACAG TTTACTTGTTGAGGAGATCGACGTTGGAGAGTCCAAAGTACGACAGGTTGTTAGCGGTTTGGCAAAGTATTGTAGCCCTGATGATTTGGCA AATCGGCGGGTAGCCTTAATTACAAACGTAAAACCAGGAAAATTAAGAGATGTTGTGTCTGAAGGACTG GTTCTGTGTGCTTCGAGTGAAGACCATAGTGTTGTTGAACCTTTGCTACCTCCAGAAGCAGCTCAAGTTGGGGAGCGTGTTTGCTTTTCAGG GCATGAAGGGAAACCAGAAGACGTGCTCAACCCAAAAAAGAAACAACTTGAAAAAATTACTCCA CATTTGTTTACGGATGAGAATGGGGTGGCTACATACAAAGGAATACCGTTTATGACTTCTGGTGGTCCATGCACATCCTCTATTCGAAAAGGAAGCATCAAATGA
- the LOC141598637 gene encoding uncharacterized protein LOC141598637 isoform X3 has protein sequence MADHTKQTILTALSKRLSFDPNLSGDIEKSDLKSLCTNILKSSSNNNSSILSNDEAMKWIAFADSFPLDSEASAGAINSLNDELVQRSVLVGNGFKLSEIDLIVYLAIHPCMIAMSKSAREKFLNVLRWMDYVQSKEDLKDIAERIPVEKARFIPQVSKSVAVEANLNVKGTVKDAKADTNAKDDSAKGSKASGTEAAKSIQNNTAVKKAKNNKEAAGVEQKKPETEAAAKDDVPVSLLNIQVGLIRKAWKHPSADSLLVEEIDVGESKVRQVVSGLAKYCSPDDLANRRVALITNVKPGKLRDVVSEGLVLCASSEDHSVVEPLLPPEAAQVGERVCFSGHEGKPEDVLNPKKKQLEKITPHLFTDENGVATYKGIPFMTSGGPCTSSIRKGSIK, from the exons ATGGCTGACCACactaagcaaaccatacttactGCTCTTTCTAAACGCTTGTCTTTCGATCCT AATTTATCTGGGGATATTGAGAAAAGTGATTTGAAGAGCTTGTGCACTAACATTTTGAAGTCATCATCAAATAATAATTCCTCAATTTTGAGCAATGATGAG GCAATGAAATGGATTGCATTTGCAGATAGTTTTCCACTGGATTCTGAGGCATCTGCTGGAGCTATCAACAGTCTAAATGATGAATTGGTTCAGAGATCTGTACTAGTAGGCAATGGTTTTAAACTCTCTGAAATTGATCTGATTGTCTACTTGGCGATTCATCCTTGTATG ATTGCTATGTCAAAATCGGCAAGGGAGAAATTTCTAAATGTCTTAAGGTGGATGGATTATGTTCAG AGTAAGGAGGATTTGAAAGATATTGCTGAAAGAATTCCCGTTGAAAAGGCCAGATTTATTCCTCAA GTATCTAAAAGTGTTGCTGTGGAAGCCAACTTGAATGTAAAAGGCACCGTGAAAGACGCAAAAGCGGACACAAATGCAAAAGATGATTCTGCCAAAGGGTCAAAAGCTTCTGGTACTGAAGCAGCAAAGAGTATACAGAACAATACGGCTGTG AAGAAGGCGAAGAATAATAAAGAAGCTGCTGGAGTTGAACAGAAGAAACCTGAAACAGAAGCAGCTGCTAAAGATGATGTTCCAGTCAGTTTGCTGAATATACAAGTTGGACTCATACGCAAAGCTTGGAAACATCCTTCAGCTGACAG TTTACTTGTTGAGGAGATCGACGTTGGAGAGTCCAAAGTACGACAGGTTGTTAGCGGTTTGGCAAAGTATTGTAGCCCTGATGATTTGGCA AATCGGCGGGTAGCCTTAATTACAAACGTAAAACCAGGAAAATTAAGAGATGTTGTGTCTGAAGGACTG GTTCTGTGTGCTTCGAGTGAAGACCATAGTGTTGTTGAACCTTTGCTACCTCCAGAAGCAGCTCAAGTTGGGGAGCGTGTTTGCTTTTCAGG GCATGAAGGGAAACCAGAAGACGTGCTCAACCCAAAAAAGAAACAACTTGAAAAAATTACTCCA CATTTGTTTACGGATGAGAATGGGGTGGCTACATACAAAGGAATACCGTTTATGACTTCTGGTGGTCCATGCACATCCTCTATTCGAAAAGGAAGCATCAAATGA
- the LOC141598637 gene encoding uncharacterized protein LOC141598637 isoform X2, with product MADHTKQTILTALSKRLSFDPKNLSGDIEKSDLKSLCTNILKSSSNNNSSILSNDEAMKWIAFADSFPLDSEASAGAINSLNDELVQRSVLVGNGFKLSEIDLIVYLAIHPCMIAMSKSAREKFLNVLRWMDYVQSKEDLKDIAERIPVEKARFIPQVSKSVAVEANLNVKGTVKDAKADTNAKDDSAKGSKASGTEAAKSIQNNTAVKAKNNKEAAGVEQKKPETEAAAKDDVPVSLLNIQVGLIRKAWKHPSADSLLVEEIDVGESKVRQVVSGLAKYCSPDDLANRRVALITNVKPGKLRDVVSEGLVLCASSEDHSVVEPLLPPEAAQVGERVCFSGHEGKPEDVLNPKKKQLEKITPHLFTDENGVATYKGIPFMTSGGPCTSSIRKGSIK from the exons ATGGCTGACCACactaagcaaaccatacttactGCTCTTTCTAAACGCTTGTCTTTCGATCCT AAGAATTTATCTGGGGATATTGAGAAAAGTGATTTGAAGAGCTTGTGCACTAACATTTTGAAGTCATCATCAAATAATAATTCCTCAATTTTGAGCAATGATGAG GCAATGAAATGGATTGCATTTGCAGATAGTTTTCCACTGGATTCTGAGGCATCTGCTGGAGCTATCAACAGTCTAAATGATGAATTGGTTCAGAGATCTGTACTAGTAGGCAATGGTTTTAAACTCTCTGAAATTGATCTGATTGTCTACTTGGCGATTCATCCTTGTATG ATTGCTATGTCAAAATCGGCAAGGGAGAAATTTCTAAATGTCTTAAGGTGGATGGATTATGTTCAG AGTAAGGAGGATTTGAAAGATATTGCTGAAAGAATTCCCGTTGAAAAGGCCAGATTTATTCCTCAA GTATCTAAAAGTGTTGCTGTGGAAGCCAACTTGAATGTAAAAGGCACCGTGAAAGACGCAAAAGCGGACACAAATGCAAAAGATGATTCTGCCAAAGGGTCAAAAGCTTCTGGTACTGAAGCAGCAAAGAGTATACAGAACAATACGGCTGTG AAGGCGAAGAATAATAAAGAAGCTGCTGGAGTTGAACAGAAGAAACCTGAAACAGAAGCAGCTGCTAAAGATGATGTTCCAGTCAGTTTGCTGAATATACAAGTTGGACTCATACGCAAAGCTTGGAAACATCCTTCAGCTGACAG TTTACTTGTTGAGGAGATCGACGTTGGAGAGTCCAAAGTACGACAGGTTGTTAGCGGTTTGGCAAAGTATTGTAGCCCTGATGATTTGGCA AATCGGCGGGTAGCCTTAATTACAAACGTAAAACCAGGAAAATTAAGAGATGTTGTGTCTGAAGGACTG GTTCTGTGTGCTTCGAGTGAAGACCATAGTGTTGTTGAACCTTTGCTACCTCCAGAAGCAGCTCAAGTTGGGGAGCGTGTTTGCTTTTCAGG GCATGAAGGGAAACCAGAAGACGTGCTCAACCCAAAAAAGAAACAACTTGAAAAAATTACTCCA CATTTGTTTACGGATGAGAATGGGGTGGCTACATACAAAGGAATACCGTTTATGACTTCTGGTGGTCCATGCACATCCTCTATTCGAAAAGGAAGCATCAAATGA
- the LOC141598621 gene encoding uncharacterized protein LOC141598621 isoform X2 — translation MNSIGNIPFSDSKVKVGSKRDGEELEDDSDFSRKFVRMTDLQSEGIATHDPETSKTEESEEHMDIIETQSSQIVDKNADERVSAGLTEGPPKKLSNLCGSKPLDLNTDLCTDENSGYNDVIPLGDSRKQALYEKGKTVKEFGYNSLCGSNLNLNVEDVTSSANHDIFTHRPRNNLKTRDTLSLGRNTTSLEEKDGLRRWKEMKQNGFMSSPFGGIPQPPPPPVAPKRGRKSKNDVLKQKMEQAKKEQVDRFAKIAAPSGLLNGLNPGIINHVRNSKQVHSIIQALVRSEKQESLKQASEMKLSSQEIPEKRGGLENISSSFSHGVGSLVPESMKLHENRLLHSGSSPFKSRDIGGQGESANDRRVAESTSCLSNDESASVDTLSVKAATVASQWLQLLQQDIKDRLSALRRSKKRVNAVITTELPSLLSKEFESNQDIDPSIAKDHVTACSNKASAELHQAKWSNLFNQMDASLSEEEKQLECWLNEVSQMLQLCDKGLQHVQLNMAFEMQRLGAFSNDFRSKTTDPEKELPVRAAAASIYSTANYASRENVSCC, via the exons ATGAATTCAATTGGGAATATACCATTTTCTGATTCTAAG GTGAAGGTTGGATCAAAGCGCGACGGCGAGGAATTGGAAGATGATTCTGATTTTAGTCGGAAGTTTGTCAGGATGACGGATCTTCAATCTGAAG GAATTGCTACACACGACCCCGAAACCTCAAAAACAGAAGAGTCTGAGGAACACATGGACATCATAGAGACTCAGAGCTCACAAATTGTAGACAAGAATGCTGATGAACGTGTAAGTGCAGGACTTACAGAAGGACCACCTAAAAAGTTGTCTAACCTTTGTGGATCAAAGCCATTGGATCTCAATACTGATTTGTGCACCGATGAAAATTCAGGGTATAATGATGTTATCCCTCTAGGAGATTCTAGGAAACAAGCCTTGTATGAAAAAGGCAAAACTGTCAAAGAGTTTGGTTATAATTCTTTATGTGGTTCTAACCTGAATCTTAATGTAGAAGACGTTACTAGCTCAGCAAATCATGATATTTTCACTCATAGACCTCGTAACAATCTGAAGACGAGAGACACACTGAGCCTTGGGAGAAACACAACAAGTTTGGAGGAAAAAGACGGCCTAAGAAGATGGAAGGAGATGAAGCAAAATGGTTTTATGTCATCTCCATTTGGCGGGATACCACAACCACCACCTCCACCAGTTGCTCCTAAACGTGGGAGGAAGAGCAAAAATGATGTTCTCAAGCAAAAGATGGAACAAGCTAAGAAAGAACAGGTTGATAGGTTTGCAAAGATTGCGGCTCCTAGTGGATTGCTCAATGGATTAAACCCTGGGATTATAAATCACGTTAGGAATAGTAAACAGGTGCACTCTATAATTCAGGCACTTGTGAGGTCTGAGAAACAAGAAAGCCTAAAACAAGCTAGTGAGATGAAACTTTCAAGTCAAGAAATACCTGAAAAAAGAGGCGGACTAGAAAATATTAGCTCAAGTTTCTCACATGGGGTAGGATCTTTAGTCCCAGAGAGCATGAAACTGCATGAGAATCGTTTGTTGCATAGTGGTTCTTCCCCCTTTAAATCAAGGGACATAGGCGGACAAGGGGAATCAGCAAATGACAGAAG GGTAGCGGAGAGTACCAGTTGTTTGTCCAATGACGAATCAGCGAGTGTTGACACTCTTTCTGTCAAAG CGGCTACAGTAGCTTCCCAGTGGCTGCAACTTCTACAGCAGGACATAAAGGACCGTCTTTCTG CCCTACGGCGTAGTAAGAAGAGAGTTAATGCTGTTATTACTACTGAGTTGCCTTCTCTCTTGTCAAAAGAATTTGAGTCCAACCAAGACATTGATCCATCCATTGCAAAGGATCATGTTACTGCCTGTTCCAATAAAGCGTCTGCTGAATTGCATCAAGCAAAATGGAGCAATTTGTTCAACCAGATGGATGCTTCTCTTTCCGAAGAAGAGAAACAGTTG GAATGCTGGTTAAATGAAGTAAGCCAAATGCTACAGCTCTGTGATAAAGGTCTGCAGCATGTTCAGTTGAACATGGCGTTTGAGATGCAGCGTCTGGGAGCTTTTAGTAACGACTTCAG ATCAAAGACAACAGATCCGGAGAAAGAATTGCCGGTGAGAGCAGCTGCAGCTTCCATATATTCAACAGCCAATTACGCCTCCAGGGAAAATGTTAGCTGCTGTTAG